One window of the Pseudofrankia sp. DC12 genome contains the following:
- a CDS encoding class I SAM-dependent DNA methyltransferase — protein sequence MITGDLRSKIDRVWDAFWSGGISNPLEVIEQITYLMFLRRLDDIQAAKESKALVTDQPIESPIYTPRTQHLRWSRFKDLGDGETMLALVRDEVFPWLRDLGGEGSTYSHHMRGARFTIPTANLLTKVVDMLDGILDDEELVGHDTKGDLYEYMLGKIATAGQNGQFRTPRHIIQLMVEMTAPGPGDTICDPACGTAGFLVASAAYLEHTYGNHLLDPKVREHFDHRMFHGFDFDNTMLRIGSMNMLLHEVEAPDIRYRDSLAQSAAGDAGRYSLILANPPFAGSLDYETTAKDLLAIVKTKQTELLFLALFLRLLKPGGRAAVIVPEGVLFGSRKAHKELRKLLVESHKLDAVVKLPGGVFKPYAGVSTAILFFTRTDSGGTDDVWFYEVTADGWSLDDKRTPLLPEEKLGPVPLAALDEAEHAKNNLPDVLRRWNARLGSERRRARTEQSFCVPKADIAANGYDLSLNRYKEIVHAEAKHRSPLEILEDLQRIESEIQQGISELKGLLA from the coding sequence GTGATTACTGGGGATCTGCGGAGCAAGATCGACCGGGTCTGGGACGCGTTCTGGTCCGGCGGGATCTCGAACCCGCTGGAGGTCATCGAGCAGATCACCTACCTGATGTTCCTGCGGCGGCTCGACGACATCCAGGCCGCCAAGGAGAGCAAGGCCCTGGTGACCGACCAGCCGATCGAGAGCCCGATCTACACACCGAGGACGCAGCACCTGCGCTGGTCGAGGTTCAAGGACCTGGGCGACGGGGAGACGATGCTCGCGCTGGTCCGAGACGAGGTGTTCCCCTGGCTGCGGGACCTCGGCGGCGAGGGGTCGACCTACTCGCACCACATGCGCGGCGCCCGGTTCACGATCCCCACGGCGAACCTGCTGACCAAGGTCGTCGACATGCTCGACGGCATCCTGGACGACGAGGAACTCGTCGGGCACGACACCAAGGGTGACCTGTACGAATACATGCTCGGCAAGATCGCCACAGCCGGGCAGAACGGCCAGTTCCGGACGCCGCGGCACATCATCCAGCTGATGGTCGAGATGACCGCCCCCGGGCCGGGCGACACCATCTGTGACCCGGCCTGCGGCACGGCCGGCTTCCTGGTCGCGAGCGCCGCCTACCTGGAGCACACCTACGGCAACCACCTGCTGGACCCGAAAGTCCGTGAGCACTTCGACCACCGGATGTTCCACGGCTTCGACTTCGACAACACGATGCTGCGGATCGGCAGCATGAACATGCTGCTACACGAGGTCGAGGCGCCCGACATCCGCTACCGCGACTCCCTCGCCCAGTCCGCGGCGGGCGACGCCGGGCGGTACTCGCTAATCCTCGCCAACCCGCCCTTCGCCGGCAGCCTCGACTACGAGACGACGGCCAAGGATCTGCTCGCGATCGTCAAGACCAAGCAGACCGAACTGCTGTTCCTGGCCCTGTTCCTGCGGCTGCTCAAACCCGGCGGCCGGGCGGCGGTCATCGTTCCCGAGGGCGTGCTGTTCGGCTCGCGGAAAGCGCATAAGGAGCTGCGGAAGCTCCTCGTCGAGAGCCACAAGCTCGACGCCGTGGTCAAGCTGCCCGGCGGCGTGTTCAAGCCTTACGCCGGGGTCTCGACCGCGATCCTGTTCTTTACCCGCACCGACAGCGGCGGAACGGACGACGTCTGGTTCTACGAGGTCACCGCCGACGGCTGGAGCCTCGACGACAAGCGCACGCCGCTCCTGCCGGAGGAGAAGCTCGGCCCGGTGCCGCTGGCCGCGCTCGACGAAGCCGAGCACGCGAAGAACAACCTGCCCGACGTCCTGCGCCGCTGGAACGCCCGCCTCGGCTCCGAGCGCCGCCGCGCCCGCACCGAGCAAAGCTTCTGCGTCCCCAAGGCCGACATTGCCGCCAACGGCTACGACCTCAGCCTCAACCGCTACAAGGAGATCGTCCACGCCGAGGCCAAACACCGCTCCCCACTGGAGATCCTCGAAGACCTGCAACGCATAGAATCCGAGATCCAGCAGGGCATATCGGAATTGAAGGGTCTCCTGGCGTGA
- a CDS encoding helix-turn-helix transcriptional regulator translates to MPGLADPRFGSRMRELRESRGLSLRTLAVRAFTSKTQLQAFESGKDQPSTKTVQHIDDALDAGGELVALASASARADVAVRSSAGGLEFPADWTAAVDAAATLFRRDVEQRARARGSGFDAGAYAKPVMRWLTAPFDERPRGTGRRPVGPPDVEIVHRATGLFRELDNQYGGGYVRELVARFLDAEVAPLLRDGRFDEPVGSALLSAAAELTQLAGWTSYDAGLHGLGQRYLVQALRLALAAADLPLGAEIIAAMSHQASYLGAAEEAVDLARAAARTAADAGVVAIAAEAAVLEAHGLALQGEERMCAVALDRAEHALDRADRTADPKWIGYFDEAYLSARFGHCFAALGRGDLAQRFAERSLEMDGRYVRGRQFNLALLARAHAQAGEVEQAATVGIEAASAAEGLRSARSEDYLRDLAGRLAPHAGLPAVDAFTDRLAPVQAAG, encoded by the coding sequence GTGCCCGGTCTCGCGGACCCGCGTTTCGGGTCGAGGATGCGTGAGCTGCGGGAGTCGCGGGGTTTGTCGTTGCGGACGTTGGCTGTGCGGGCCTTCACGAGTAAGACCCAGCTGCAGGCGTTTGAGAGTGGGAAGGACCAGCCGAGTACCAAGACGGTGCAGCACATCGACGACGCGCTCGACGCTGGTGGCGAGCTGGTAGCGCTGGCGTCCGCCAGTGCTCGCGCCGACGTGGCGGTGCGGTCGTCTGCTGGCGGGTTGGAGTTCCCGGCGGACTGGACGGCAGCCGTCGATGCGGCGGCGACGCTGTTCCGGCGGGACGTGGAGCAGCGGGCTCGGGCCCGTGGGTCGGGGTTTGATGCTGGGGCGTATGCGAAGCCGGTGATGCGCTGGTTGACGGCGCCGTTCGACGAGCGGCCCCGGGGCACGGGCCGCCGGCCGGTCGGGCCGCCGGACGTCGAGATCGTTCACCGGGCGACGGGGCTGTTCCGGGAACTGGACAACCAGTACGGCGGTGGGTACGTGCGGGAGCTGGTCGCGCGGTTCCTCGACGCCGAGGTCGCGCCGCTTCTGCGGGACGGCCGATTCGACGAGCCGGTGGGGTCGGCGTTGTTGTCGGCGGCGGCGGAGCTGACGCAGCTGGCTGGGTGGACGTCGTACGACGCGGGCCTGCACGGGCTGGGCCAGCGGTATCTGGTTCAGGCGTTGCGTCTGGCGTTGGCGGCGGCGGACCTTCCGCTCGGCGCGGAGATCATCGCGGCGATGAGTCATCAGGCGTCGTATCTCGGTGCCGCGGAGGAGGCGGTGGACCTGGCCCGAGCGGCAGCGCGGACTGCGGCGGATGCCGGGGTGGTCGCGATCGCGGCGGAGGCTGCCGTCTTGGAGGCGCATGGTCTGGCGCTGCAGGGTGAGGAGCGGATGTGTGCCGTCGCTCTGGACCGCGCCGAGCATGCCCTAGACCGGGCCGATCGGACAGCCGATCCGAAGTGGATCGGGTATTTCGACGAGGCGTATCTGTCGGCCCGGTTCGGGCACTGCTTCGCCGCGCTGGGTCGGGGCGACCTGGCGCAGCGGTTTGCCGAACGCTCGTTGGAGATGGACGGCCGATACGTCCGGGGGCGGCAGTTCAACCTCGCGTTGCTTGCCCGTGCGCACGCCCAGGCCGGTGAGGTCGAGCAGGCGGCGACGGTCGGCATCGAGGCGGCCTCCGCAGCGGAGGGGCTGAGGTCGGCTCGTTCAGAGGACTATCTGCGGGATCTTGCCGGACGGCTCGCCCCACACGCGGGCCTCCCGGCTGTCGACGCTTTCACCGACCGGCTGGCCCCCGTCCAGGCGGCGGGTTAG
- a CDS encoding lantibiotic dehydratase has product MVRYRGMDVAVLRASARGGPPRRQDWPDLTGETPEHVREWRAWLRRAWGDEELAEAIEVASPALATAVREIDKNDAITPARVRRAVESVMSYLLRMTTRPTPFGLFAGVAPVTFGDRAQVRWGDASRPVARPDARWLSELVSVLEADPAVLGGLTVVANTLAFVRGERLVVPCQPRTDESGAVTLVDIEVRHSGPVRAVLRAAQDPRSVADLVAVLAVDFPETPRQVVDRMLTQLVATGVLISGLRPPADVTDPVCHLTERLRSIPEAGRTSLRPLEEISQLLRSYSSARTARERTNLRAAATAGMMALHERPAPLLAADLALDAGVVLPPVVVREAATAVAALVRLAPAPFGGPGWRRWHGRFLERSGPGAVVPLGEVVDADRGLGFPDGYRRTAGGPSAEAAPARDRVLLRLAQRAVLNGEELVLDNHTIADLAVTSETAGELAAVAQTELRFVLQAVTPRALDRGDFTLVVASAARSAGTSIGRFLYLFDRADRDHIGSAFASVPTLNPGARAVQVSCPALMARSQHLVRTPALLPMLRLGEHQPPTGAKQIDVGDLAVTGDANRLQLVSLSTGQVVEPISLHALDFQHATQPLARFLSEITTALVAPCVPFSWGAARALPVLPRVRFGRSILRPASWTLTSTDLPGRQAPQIAWERAWERLREAYRIPAVVYVGERDIVVRLDVSEPAHRALLRSRLNRDGATTLTEAPDSTAFGWIDGRPHEIALPLIRADPPPAPTSVRRHRPVPIARLGGHLPGTSPVLYARLYGNPRRQAEILTAHLPELLDAWPHTRPEARPALWHLRHDSDPAHLGLWIGLTTPDAYGDAARHLGTWAESLRRAGLLHTLELGTYRPEIGRYGTGRLLAAAEGTFAADSGAALAQLTLIAASSDLDVRAVAAVSMVDLAEGFLGDWDAAARWLTDHVPHGGSPRLPRDLREQGLRLLTTARAELTTSHGPLNRSWAQRRHIVHSYRRRLDETAADDVAPDLDEVLASLLQLHHGRMIGLDVESERFCLRLARAIVLTSQLRTPEPADRGSPR; this is encoded by the coding sequence ATGGTCCGCTACCGGGGCATGGACGTCGCGGTCCTTCGGGCGAGCGCGCGCGGTGGCCCACCCAGACGACAGGACTGGCCAGATCTGACCGGCGAGACTCCTGAGCACGTCCGCGAATGGCGGGCCTGGCTTCGCCGGGCGTGGGGCGACGAGGAGCTGGCCGAGGCGATCGAGGTCGCCAGCCCCGCTCTCGCCACGGCGGTCCGGGAGATCGACAAGAACGACGCGATCACACCGGCGCGGGTGCGCCGGGCGGTCGAGTCGGTCATGTCCTATCTCCTGCGCATGACGACACGGCCGACACCGTTTGGCCTGTTCGCAGGCGTAGCACCGGTGACGTTCGGCGATCGAGCGCAGGTCCGCTGGGGCGATGCTTCCCGGCCGGTCGCCCGGCCCGACGCCCGCTGGCTGTCCGAGCTGGTCTCCGTCCTGGAGGCTGACCCTGCGGTGCTCGGCGGCCTGACGGTCGTGGCGAACACTCTGGCCTTCGTACGCGGGGAGCGGCTCGTTGTTCCCTGCCAGCCGCGGACTGATGAATCCGGCGCCGTCACCCTGGTGGACATCGAGGTGCGTCATAGCGGCCCGGTGCGAGCGGTCCTGCGGGCGGCCCAGGACCCTCGATCAGTCGCCGATCTCGTGGCGGTCCTTGCGGTCGACTTCCCCGAGACGCCGCGGCAGGTCGTCGATCGGATGCTCACACAGCTGGTCGCGACCGGGGTCCTGATCAGCGGCCTGCGCCCGCCGGCAGACGTGACTGACCCGGTGTGCCACCTGACCGAGCGGCTTCGCTCGATTCCGGAGGCCGGACGAACCAGCCTGCGCCCGTTGGAGGAGATCAGTCAGCTTCTCCGCAGCTACAGCTCTGCTCGCACGGCACGCGAACGCACCAACCTGCGTGCGGCGGCGACCGCCGGAATGATGGCGCTCCACGAGCGGCCCGCGCCCCTGCTCGCCGCCGATCTGGCCCTCGATGCGGGTGTCGTCCTGCCGCCCGTGGTGGTGCGGGAGGCAGCGACCGCGGTGGCAGCGCTGGTCCGGCTTGCGCCCGCTCCCTTCGGCGGACCTGGATGGCGGAGGTGGCACGGGCGGTTCCTCGAACGCTCTGGGCCGGGTGCCGTCGTCCCGCTCGGCGAGGTCGTCGACGCCGATCGTGGACTGGGCTTTCCGGACGGCTACCGGCGTACGGCGGGCGGCCCGTCGGCTGAGGCGGCGCCGGCGCGAGACCGCGTTCTTCTGCGTCTCGCCCAGCGCGCCGTGCTGAACGGTGAGGAACTCGTCCTCGACAACCACACGATTGCCGACCTCGCCGTCACCAGCGAGACCGCCGGCGAGCTAGCCGCGGTCGCGCAGACGGAACTACGTTTCGTCCTGCAGGCGGTCACACCTCGGGCGCTTGACCGCGGCGATTTCACGCTGGTCGTTGCGAGCGCGGCCAGGAGCGCCGGCACGTCCATCGGCCGATTCCTGTACCTGTTCGACCGCGCCGACCGCGACCATATTGGCAGCGCGTTCGCCTCCGTGCCGACGCTGAACCCCGGCGCGAGGGCTGTTCAGGTGTCTTGCCCGGCGCTGATGGCTCGGTCGCAGCATCTCGTCCGGACGCCGGCCCTGCTCCCGATGCTTCGCCTCGGCGAGCACCAGCCACCCACCGGCGCGAAGCAGATCGACGTCGGGGATCTCGCGGTGACGGGCGACGCGAACCGCCTCCAGCTGGTGTCGCTGTCGACCGGCCAGGTCGTGGAACCGATATCGCTGCATGCGCTGGACTTCCAGCACGCGACGCAGCCATTGGCCCGGTTCCTGTCCGAGATCACCACGGCCCTCGTCGCGCCGTGCGTCCCGTTCTCCTGGGGCGCGGCCCGCGCCCTGCCCGTCTTACCTCGGGTCCGGTTCGGACGCAGCATCCTGCGTCCCGCCTCCTGGACCCTGACCTCCACCGACCTGCCAGGGCGGCAGGCCCCGCAGATCGCGTGGGAACGGGCATGGGAGCGGCTACGCGAGGCCTACCGGATTCCGGCCGTTGTCTACGTCGGCGAACGCGACATCGTCGTGCGGCTCGACGTGTCCGAACCCGCGCACCGTGCGCTGCTGCGCTCCCGGCTCAACCGGGACGGCGCGACCACTCTCACCGAAGCGCCCGACAGCACCGCCTTCGGCTGGATCGACGGCCGCCCGCACGAGATCGCCCTCCCGCTCATCCGCGCCGACCCGCCGCCCGCTCCCACGTCCGTGCGTCGCCACCGGCCGGTGCCGATCGCACGGCTTGGCGGCCATCTCCCCGGCACGTCGCCGGTGCTCTATGCCCGGCTGTACGGGAATCCCCGCCGACAGGCCGAGATACTGACCGCGCATCTGCCCGAACTTCTCGACGCCTGGCCACACACGCGTCCGGAAGCGCGTCCCGCCCTTTGGCACCTGCGACACGACTCTGATCCGGCCCACCTGGGCCTCTGGATCGGCCTGACTACACCGGACGCCTACGGTGACGCGGCCCGCCACCTCGGCACCTGGGCGGAATCCCTCCGTCGAGCCGGCCTGCTGCACACGCTGGAACTCGGCACCTACCGACCCGAGATCGGCAGATACGGCACCGGGCGGCTCCTGGCCGCCGCCGAGGGCACGTTCGCCGCGGACTCCGGCGCCGCACTCGCGCAGCTCACCCTGATCGCGGCGTCCTCGGACCTGGACGTGCGGGCGGTCGCCGCGGTCAGCATGGTCGACCTTGCGGAAGGGTTCCTGGGGGACTGGGACGCTGCGGCGCGATGGTTGACCGACCATGTCCCCCACGGAGGCAGCCCGCGCCTCCCCCGGGACCTTCGCGAGCAAGGCCTCCGGCTGCTCACCACAGCCCGCGCCGAACTCACGACCAGCCACGGACCGCTCAACCGATCGTGGGCGCAGCGTCGCCACATCGTCCACAGCTACCGGCGCCGTCTTGACGAGACTGCCGCGGACGACGTGGCGCCCGACCTGGACGAGGTGCTCGCGTCGCTTCTGCAACTGCACCACGGCCGGATGATCGGTCTCGACGTCGAGTCCGAACGGTTCTGCCTACGGCTCGCCCGCGCCATCGTGCTGACCTCGCAGCTGCGGACCCCAGAACCTGCGGATCGCGGAAGCCCACGATGA
- a CDS encoding NUDIX hydrolase, whose protein sequence is MTTEVRGPSEWIIHGERVVDDTRRAVLSIADVELPDGVRFEQYVLRLPRAAVVVVLDDDERVLMMWRHRFILDKWVWELPGGYLDPDEDPAACAAREVEEETGWRPRNMRELVSFQPAVGTIDQQNLVFLARGADPTGQAPDINETAKVGWVPLSEAYSRVVQGEIVGAGSVSGVLATLLAKANGEF, encoded by the coding sequence ATGACCACGGAAGTCCGCGGGCCCAGCGAATGGATCATTCACGGGGAGCGGGTGGTCGATGACACCCGTCGCGCGGTGCTCAGCATCGCCGACGTCGAGCTACCCGACGGGGTGCGCTTCGAGCAGTACGTGCTGCGCCTTCCGCGCGCCGCGGTCGTCGTCGTACTGGACGACGACGAGCGGGTCCTGATGATGTGGCGCCACCGCTTCATCCTCGACAAATGGGTGTGGGAGCTGCCCGGCGGCTACCTCGACCCCGACGAGGACCCCGCCGCGTGCGCCGCCCGCGAGGTCGAGGAAGAGACCGGATGGCGCCCCCGGAACATGCGCGAGCTCGTCTCGTTCCAGCCGGCCGTGGGCACGATCGACCAGCAGAACCTCGTCTTCCTCGCCCGCGGCGCCGACCCCACTGGCCAGGCCCCCGACATCAACGAGACTGCGAAGGTCGGCTGGGTCCCGCTCTCCGAGGCATACAGCCGCGTCGTCCAAGGCGAGATCGTCGGCGCCGGGTCCGTATCCGGAGTCCTCGCGACGCTGCTCGCGAAAGCCAACGGCGAGTTCTAA
- the fxlM gene encoding methyltransferase, FxLD system, producing the protein MTDSAGTDEQAARLRNKVVDDLVADGTIVSPTVEAAMRRVPREVFAPEAELSAVYHPWNGLVTKRDPGGRSLSSLSAPHAQAHMLEEARIEPGMTVLEVGSGGMNAAYLAEVVGRAGRVVTVDIDEFVTGRAARFLVQAGYPDVHVVLADAEAGVPEFAPFDRVLVTVGAWDIPPAWRDQLVEGGRLVVPLQVMGLMRTVAFEKAGDRLVSDSAKQFGFVPMQGAGAHQGVEVSLAGGVVTLLFDEGAPADPAGLVDLLDTEPLVVDSGAGLRMGEPWATMQMWLATALPGFCRMTIDSERNESAARPLPGRTIGFAVVQAGSAAYVVPRRLDGDDFTLDVYAHGSSAAGLAVTVAEQLRVWDRDHRGGPGPSYVVVPAGAPDAELPAAGRVIDKIHSRILLSWPRPADSLTDQNAAHQPVPQ; encoded by the coding sequence GTGACTGACAGCGCCGGTACGGATGAGCAGGCAGCTCGTCTTCGTAACAAGGTTGTCGACGATCTTGTGGCCGACGGGACGATCGTGTCGCCGACTGTCGAGGCCGCGATGCGGCGGGTGCCGAGGGAGGTGTTCGCGCCGGAGGCCGAGCTGAGCGCGGTCTATCACCCGTGGAACGGGCTGGTGACCAAGCGGGACCCGGGTGGCCGGTCGTTGAGCTCCCTGTCAGCACCACATGCGCAGGCGCACATGTTGGAAGAGGCCCGGATCGAGCCGGGCATGACCGTCCTCGAAGTGGGCTCCGGCGGGATGAACGCCGCCTATCTGGCCGAGGTGGTCGGGCGGGCGGGGCGGGTCGTGACGGTCGACATCGACGAGTTCGTGACCGGCCGGGCCGCGCGGTTCCTGGTGCAGGCCGGCTATCCGGACGTCCACGTGGTGCTCGCTGACGCCGAGGCCGGTGTACCGGAGTTCGCTCCCTTCGACCGGGTGCTGGTCACGGTCGGAGCCTGGGACATTCCGCCGGCGTGGCGGGATCAGCTAGTCGAGGGCGGGCGGCTGGTCGTGCCTTTGCAGGTCATGGGCCTGATGCGGACCGTGGCGTTCGAGAAGGCCGGCGACCGGTTGGTCTCCGACTCGGCGAAGCAGTTCGGGTTCGTCCCGATGCAGGGCGCAGGCGCGCATCAAGGCGTCGAGGTGTCTCTGGCTGGGGGAGTGGTGACGCTGCTCTTCGACGAGGGGGCGCCGGCCGACCCGGCGGGGCTGGTCGACCTGCTCGACACCGAGCCGCTGGTGGTCGACAGCGGCGCGGGGCTTCGGATGGGTGAGCCGTGGGCGACGATGCAGATGTGGCTGGCCACAGCGCTGCCGGGGTTCTGCCGAATGACCATCGATAGCGAGCGGAACGAGTCTGCGGCTCGGCCGTTGCCCGGCCGAACTATCGGGTTCGCGGTCGTCCAAGCTGGCAGCGCCGCCTACGTCGTGCCCCGCCGTCTCGACGGTGACGACTTCACCCTCGACGTCTACGCCCACGGGTCAAGCGCCGCGGGTCTCGCCGTGACCGTCGCCGAGCAATTGCGGGTCTGGGACCGGGACCACCGTGGCGGCCCGGGACCCAGCTACGTCGTCGTCCCGGCCGGAGCTCCGGACGCCGAGCTACCGGCGGCGGGCCGCGTCATCGACAAGATCCACAGTCGGATCCTCCTGTCCTGGCCCCGTCCGGCGGACTCCCTCACGGACCAGAACGCAGCTCACCAACCCGTTCCCCAGTAA
- a CDS encoding restriction endonuclease subunit S → MTGSKLGDIATFVRGITFKPTDVVEPGTPGAVQCMRTKNVQAELDLSDVWAVDSVHVKRDNQFLRGGDILVSSANSWNLVGKCCWVPELTDRTTFGGFISTLRADASKVHPRYLYHWFGSSDIQATVRSFGRQTTNISNLDVQRCLDLVLPLPPLDEQARIADLLDKVNALWTRRREAIGRLDELSQSIFIDMFGDVVVNDRGWSNAEVSDVVKRFEGGKSFVADDAADPDAEFRVLKISAVTSGLFNPDENKAAPPGYVPPRHHFVRTGDLLFSRANTAELVGATALVEGDVPDNLLLPDKLWRFVWRSPRAANPAFVHQMFRQPRFRFEIGSRATGTSASMKNISQPKVLSIGFGLPPLELQDEFAQRVAAVQDIRRSNQSSLASLEALFTSLQYRAFRGEL, encoded by the coding sequence GTGACTGGCTCCAAGCTCGGCGACATAGCGACCTTTGTGCGTGGGATAACTTTCAAACCCACGGACGTCGTGGAACCGGGTACCCCGGGGGCCGTCCAGTGTATGCGTACCAAGAACGTACAGGCGGAACTGGACCTAAGCGACGTGTGGGCGGTCGACTCCGTTCACGTGAAGCGTGATAACCAGTTCCTGCGCGGCGGCGACATCCTCGTCTCGAGCGCCAACAGCTGGAATCTGGTTGGCAAGTGCTGCTGGGTACCCGAGTTGACCGACAGGACCACCTTCGGTGGATTCATTTCAACTCTGCGCGCGGATGCCTCCAAAGTGCACCCGCGATACCTCTACCACTGGTTCGGGTCCAGCGATATCCAGGCCACAGTGCGCAGTTTTGGCCGGCAAACCACCAACATCTCGAACCTCGACGTCCAACGTTGCCTTGACCTCGTCCTACCCCTTCCCCCGCTCGACGAGCAGGCGCGTATCGCAGACCTTCTCGACAAGGTAAACGCCCTGTGGACGCGGCGGCGGGAGGCGATCGGGCGGCTCGACGAGCTTTCCCAGTCGATCTTCATCGACATGTTTGGTGACGTCGTAGTCAATGACCGTGGCTGGTCAAATGCTGAAGTCTCGGACGTTGTCAAACGCTTTGAAGGCGGCAAGAGTTTCGTGGCCGACGACGCCGCAGACCCGGATGCAGAATTCCGGGTACTCAAGATCAGTGCGGTCACTTCAGGGCTTTTCAACCCCGACGAGAACAAGGCGGCACCTCCTGGATATGTCCCACCAAGGCACCATTTTGTCCGCACTGGCGACCTGTTGTTTAGTCGCGCCAACACGGCGGAACTAGTGGGTGCCACCGCGCTCGTGGAGGGCGACGTTCCCGACAACCTCCTGCTACCCGACAAGCTCTGGCGGTTTGTCTGGCGCTCACCACGAGCAGCCAACCCTGCCTTTGTTCACCAGATGTTTCGTCAGCCGAGGTTCCGCTTTGAAATCGGCAGCAGGGCCACCGGTACCAGTGCATCCATGAAGAACATCTCACAGCCGAAGGTTCTCTCGATTGGTTTCGGTCTTCCTCCGCTCGAATTACAGGACGAGTTCGCCCAGCGCGTCGCCGCGGTCCAAGACATTCGGCGCTCGAACCAGAGCAGCCTCGCGAGCTTGGAAGCTCTCTTTACGTCGCTTCAGTACCGGGCGTTCCGGGGGGAGTTGTAG
- the fxlM gene encoding methyltransferase, FxLD system, which yields MVLSTGKVADSDAERLRVAMVARLEPGLEAIGLPMPEALRAALLRTPRHLFTPETSLEQAYANESIVTKTSVEGVNLSAVSAPGVISGMLAQAGDLAGKRVLEIGSGGYNSALLRELVGPAGEVTTLDIDPEVVDRARTCLDLAGYHDVRTLCRDGEFGASEYAPFDLIIATVGVWDVTPEWVRQLTPSGRVVLPLRTRGLTRSWALDRDGDRLVGTSQIQCGFVPMQGIGEHRGRSVALDESGVGLWLDELGPLDADGLAGVLGQPRAEVWSGVTLRRRELWADQDLWLLAAPRSCQMTSSQAAVERGVVDPSWRILTPALVEGDSLAYRARLKPLDDPATVFELGAFGHGPRGGELAEQLGQEIRDWDQARRRGARPRLTVLPANTPGEDLPDGYVIAKRHSTLVLSWDHATSAPPSPDGSPS from the coding sequence ATGGTGCTGTCCACCGGGAAGGTCGCGGATTCGGACGCGGAGCGGCTGCGCGTGGCGATGGTCGCGCGTCTGGAGCCCGGGTTGGAAGCGATTGGTCTTCCGATGCCGGAGGCACTGCGGGCGGCGTTGCTCAGGACACCTCGCCATCTGTTCACGCCGGAGACCTCGTTGGAGCAGGCGTACGCGAACGAGTCGATCGTGACGAAGACCAGCGTCGAGGGGGTGAACCTCAGCGCGGTGTCGGCGCCGGGTGTCATCTCGGGGATGCTGGCGCAGGCGGGTGATCTCGCCGGGAAACGTGTCCTGGAGATCGGCAGCGGGGGATACAACTCGGCGCTCCTGCGGGAGCTGGTCGGCCCCGCGGGTGAGGTCACGACGCTCGACATCGACCCGGAGGTCGTCGACCGGGCCCGTACCTGCCTCGACCTCGCCGGCTACCACGATGTGCGAACGCTGTGTCGGGACGGCGAGTTCGGAGCCTCGGAGTACGCGCCGTTCGATCTGATCATCGCGACGGTCGGTGTATGGGACGTCACCCCGGAGTGGGTGCGGCAGCTGACACCGAGCGGCCGTGTCGTCCTGCCGCTGCGAACGCGCGGCCTGACCAGATCGTGGGCGCTGGACCGGGACGGCGACCGGCTGGTGGGCACCAGTCAGATCCAGTGCGGATTCGTCCCGATGCAGGGCATCGGCGAGCACCGCGGCCGGTCGGTCGCGCTCGACGAGTCCGGGGTCGGCCTCTGGCTCGACGAGCTCGGGCCCCTGGACGCCGACGGGCTGGCCGGGGTGCTGGGCCAGCCGCGCGCCGAGGTGTGGAGCGGGGTCACGTTGCGTCGGCGCGAGCTGTGGGCGGACCAGGACCTGTGGCTGCTCGCCGCGCCGCGGTCTTGCCAGATGACCAGCAGCCAGGCCGCTGTGGAGCGCGGCGTGGTCGACCCGTCCTGGCGGATTCTGACGCCTGCCCTGGTCGAGGGAGACAGCCTGGCCTACCGTGCCCGGCTAAAGCCGCTGGACGATCCCGCGACGGTGTTCGAACTCGGTGCCTTCGGCCATGGCCCACGCGGAGGCGAGTTGGCCGAGCAGCTCGGGCAGGAGATCCGCGACTGGGACCAGGCCCGCCGGCGCGGTGCCCGACCACGGCTGACCGTGCTGCCCGCGAACACCCCTGGCGAGGACCTGCCCGACGGCTACGTCATTGCCAAACGTCATTCCACGCTGGTCCTGTCCTGGGACCACGCCACCTCCGCACCACCCTCACCCGATGGGAGCCCGTCATGA